GTTTAAAGAAGAATCCGTGACAGTCATGAAGCCAATTAAATAATTTTATGAAATTTACCGAAATCGAATGGGCTGTTTTAAAGGTTAAGTTGAAAGGATCAGCAAGACCATAAAGAAGAACGACAAACCGTTTTTCAGCTAGTAGCATTCTTGCAAAAAATAAATGAGCATAAAAATAGATGATTCTTGAAATCAAGTAAGCCTCTTTAGGATTAAAAATAAAGTGAAGTATCATTTAAAGAATGGAAAAGGTGTTTTATTATGAAGGAAAAAAAGACTCATTGTTGGTTGGAAGAGCGCAATAAAATCATATACTAGAACTTTAAGGTTTTGAATTATAACTGGAAAAGTTATAGTTCAAAACCTTTTGGTATAGTCTAGTGATTAGTACAAAGAGCAAAATCAAATACTTGTTTGAAAAGAACACGTCAGGTAAAATCAACCTATAGAAAACTGACAAAGATAGGAAAGAATCAAATGATCTACATAATAAAGGCAACTATCCATTCGATCCGTTTAAAAAAGGCTAGGCTGTTCTAATTTTGGACAAACACCTCAAAATTAGGAGAGATTATTATAACTTTAACGTAAATAATAATAAATCATTCGAGGAGTGTTTATATGTCTAAAAATCCAACTTTATTTGGGCCTACGAAATGGAAAAAAAACTTTTACTTGTTTTTAACAGGACAGTTTTTATCAGGCATCACAAGCATGGCGGTACAATATTCCATTATCTGGTATTTGACAAAGACAACTGGTTCTGCCACTATTTTGAGTTTTGCGATGCTTTTAGGGATGTTGCCGATGGTATTATTAAGCCCATTTGCAGGACCGTTGATTGACCGTTGGAATAAAAAGTTGTTACTGATCGTGACGGATATTGTTGTTGCGATTTTTGCACTGATCTTATCAATCGTTGGAACGATTTCTGCAGATTTTCCTCTGTGGCTCGTCTTTGTCTCGTTATTAGTTCGTTCGATTGCCCAAACGTTTCAAATGCCGACGATCCAATCGATATTACCTACGATGGTGCCAGAAGATGAGTTGACGAAGGTCAATGGACAATTCAGCATGGTGCAATCGGCGAACTTTATCATTGCGCCAGCATTAGGTGCAGTATTGTATTCAATGATTCCAATGAATTTCCTGATTTTGCTTGATGTTCTTGGTGCTGTCTTTGGGGTTGGTTTATTGATGTTTGTCATGATTCCAAAAATCGCTTCAGAAGGGGAGGCTATCCACCTTTTCGAAGATACTAAATTTGGGTTTAAAAAATTATTTGAAAATAAAGGTCTTTGGTATATCACGATCGTTGGAGCGATTTTTATGTTATTATTTATGCCAGCTGCAAGTTTGTATCCTTTGATGACAATGAATTATTTTAATGGAACTGTGGGGCAAGCTGGTTTGGTAGAAGTGATCTATTCAGTAGGAATGCTGATTGGTGGGGCTGTTATCGGGATTTTTGGAAATTGGAAAAATCGGATGAACTTGATCTTTTTTGCTTATGCTGTGATTGGTGTAACGATTGGCTTGAGCGGATTATTACCAGCAACGAGTAAAGGCTTTCTCTATTTTGTCCTCTTAAATGCGATTGCAGGTTTTGCAACTCCCTATTTTAATACCTTATTGATGGCGATGATCCAGCAAAGCTATGAGCCGAATGTACTTGGACGTGTATTAGGCGTGTTGAATTCATTGCTAAGTATTACAGGACCTGTAGGCTTACTTTTTGCAGGACCTTTAGCGGATAAAATCGGTGTTGAAAAGATGTTTGTGATAGCAGGAGTTGGTGCGATTGTCTGCGGCGTGATCAATTTTATGATACCAGTTGCGAGAAATTATGATAAGGAATTGCAGAAAAGATTGGTGGAAGAAAAAGAACTCGAACTAGAAAAGTTGAAAAATGAAGAGTTTTAGCTGAATGAGAAAGACAAACAAAAAAAGATTGGAGATTTCTCCGATCTTTTTACGTTTATAACCATAATTCAATTAATTCGAATCTTTATCAATCAAAGTAAATCGATTTTAAACATAATTTGCGATTTTCCAAGTAACTCATCTGTTTGATCATACCTAAAAGTAAGATGAGCAACTTTATTTTTCCCTGAATAGAGATTTTCTGCAGTTTTTGCTTGGATATCATGTCCTATTGAATAGCACAAACATTTTAGAAACGAAATACTGTAAAAAAGCATAAGTCATAACAAAACTAAATCGTTTTGTTACAAAAAAAGACCATCGACAAGTTTAGCCGATGGTTTTTTAAACTAACAATATTTAATTTACATCTTCATCCAAGTCGGTTCCAAAGAATTTCCATCTGGATCTTGCACTTCAAGTCCAAACATCATATCTTCTGGAATTCCCATATCAACTTTATAAAAATCGCCGCCATTTGCTTTAGCTGTTTCAGCAAATTTCTTCACAGCATCAGCACTTTCTAGACTGAAAGCCACCAAAACACCGCTAGTAGATTTTGCATCCGCAATTTTTTTGTCTTTGATAAATTTACTGTAGAAATCATGATTCAATAACATAATCCAGAAATTATCGTCCCAAACCATTGAGCTTGTTTCTTCATTAGAAAATTCTTCATTCTTTTTAAACCCTAATTTTTCATAAAACTCTGTAGAACGTTTCACATCACTGACTGGAAAATTCACAAATACCATTGTTGACATAAAAATCCAACCTTCTCTCTTTATTTTGTTGATTACGTTTAAAGCATCTCATGTGGTCATTTTTTTGTCAAAAATAAAGAATTAAATTTGATCTGATATTTAAATCAGAGTAGACAAGCTCATTTTAGCAATATTTTTTAATTTATATATAGTTTAATCGCAAAAATAGTTGACTTTTTGTGTATAAAATAGAATGATAAGAGAGGAGATAAAAATGAATAAAAAAATAGGAGAGAAAGAATGAAGAGTTGTAAATCATGTCATCATGAAAATGAAGAAGCAGCACTATTTTGTGAAAATTGCGGTGAGCAACTGGAAATTGCTCAGAACGATACACTAGAAACAGAAGTCAATCCTAAAACAGTTGACCAAAATAGCTGTTCCTGCGGGGCACAATTAGGGGAAGAGGATCGATTCTGTCCAACTTGTGGGAAAGCCATATCACAAGAAAGTAAAACCAAAGCTGAGAATAGTCAGACTAGTAATGTCAAAACACCCATGAACAAAAAACAAAAAATTTTACTCAGTCTAGCTATAGTTTTTCTATGTATCATTTTTGGCTCGTACTTTGCCGCGAAAAATTATTACAGTCAAGAAAATCAACTAAAACGAATGGTAGCCGTCGTTAAGAACAAAGATATAAGTCAGATGGAAAAATTGACGGTTTCAGCCGATCCCAATTATAATATAACCAAAGAAGAACTAAAAAAGTATTTCGATTATTATGGGCGTAACGAGCATAAAGCAGCCTTTTCCACACTGATTACTCAGCTAAGCGATAACACGAATCAAACAAGAGCATTAACATTAACAAAAAAAGGGAAAAAATTTCTGATGTTTGATGAGTACCTTTGGGAGTTAAAGCCTAGCTATATCACAATCACAGCTAATCAAAAAGGCATGATACTATTTTTGGATAATCAAGAAAAGGAAACAACCGATAAACAGCAGTTTCAAACTGTTTGGGGACCGTTGACCCCCGCTGAATATACGATCAAAGGTGAGTTAGCAGGGGAAAAAAGCGAAACAACCGTTGATTTAGTACAATCTCAAAATTCTGGAACAGATCAAATGAGTGAAGTAAGTTTAGACTTCCGTAAAATTTCATTTAAGTTGCGCTCGAACATTTCTGACGCTGAAGTTTTTCTCAATGATAAAAAAGTCGGCGTATTATCTGCTGGAGAATATGAAGTAAAAGACAAGATATGGCAACAAGGAATGACCGTTCAACTGAAAAAGACATTAGAAGATAAAAGTGTTATCATGACAAAACAGCAAGTAATTGATGATTCTTCTTTTGAAGCAAGTCGTTACGATTCCAAATTTTCGATTGTTAATTCTGATTTTTCCGGTATACAAGAAAAATCAGATGTTGAATTTTTTTTAAACGGTTTTTATTCAGATGTCTCCAACTTCACAGGAACGTATGCAACGTATGATGAAACTACAAAACAAAAATTTTCAAGTTATTTTAAAGAAGGGAAAGACAACGCAGAGTATCAAGATTTTGATACGTTCATTCAATCTGTTCGAGATAGCAAAATCAAAAGTTCAGTAAATGGTTCTCCCACAGTAGAATCGGTTAAAATGATAGGTAAAAATACTTATGATGTTCGTTACTTGATCAAATACAAAACAATTTATAAAGACTACAAACAAAAAGATGTAACACAAATTTTCCGTTATCAAAAGGCAACACTTGTTTATAATGAAGAAGAAAAGAAGTTCACTATTCAAAGCTTAGGCGGCAAAGAGAATTTTGAAGTAGTGGATAATGGAGGAATCGAATAAAAAGCCAATTGGACTTTTTCCATGTTTAATTATCTCACTTCATAACGTTGCCCAGCCTTTTAAGGAGGAAACACCATTAATACAAAAAAGATGATTATCAGTGCAATTCTTATTTTACTAGTGATTTTTGGTATTAGTTTAGCGGTGATTTTGTTGTTTGGTCAAAAAGAAACAATACAACAGGAAAGTACAGCGACATCAAGTACAAGAACGGTAAATACGATATCAAGTTCACCAAAAGAAAATGGAGAAAATCCAGTAAAGAATCAAGAAAAAGTAATCAATGAAATGATTGCTTCAATGAGTGTGGAAGAAAAAGTTGGACAATTATTTTTGGCTCGAGTGCCAGCTGAGGAACAACTAGAAAATATTCAAGAGTATCATTTAGGCGGTTATCTGTTATTCGGTCGTGATGTCGAGACGGAAACACCAAATTCACTGAAGAAAAAAATAAAAGACTATCAATCTACAAGTAAAATTCCTTTATTTATCGCTTCAGATGAAGAAGGTGGTACTGTTTCACGTTTGAGTAGAGGGACAGATTTAGTGCCAGAGGTATTCAAGTCGCCACAAGAAATCTATCAAGAATCGGGTTGGACTGGGATTCGTTCAGATATTCAAAAGAAAGCTGAAATTCTACATTCATATGGGATTCAAAGTGGATTATTTCCAGATGCAGATGTTGCAACAGATCCGCAGGCGTTTATCTATGATCGAACATTAGGACTTGACGCAAAGCAAACAAGTGAATATGTGAAAATCAGCGTAGAGGAATTGAAAAAACAAAAAATTACGTCAACATTGAAACATTTCCCAGGCTATGGAAATAACCGTGATTCCCATGTGGAAATCGTTTATGATACTCGTAGTTTAGATGAGTTAAGAAGTAATGATTTTTTACCGTTTAAAGCGGGAATTGCAGCAGGGGCAGATAGTATTTTAGTTTCGCACAACATTATTACGAGTATTGACGGAGCAATGCCGGCTTCGATTTCTCGACCAGTCCATGACATTTTACGAAACGAATTAGGGTTCCAAAATGTGATTATGACGGATGATATGGATATGGCAGGACTTGCCGATTTTATTTCTCAAGAAGAAGCAGGACTTGCAGCATTAAAAGCAGGCAATGATATGATTTTATCTTCCTCCTTCCAAGAACAGATTCCATATGTTCTACAAGGAATTGAGCGAGGCGAGTATACAGAGGAGGCATTGAATCAATCGGTTTATCGAGTATTAAAAATGAAAAATGACGTGGGGTTAATAAATTGGTAGAGGTGTAAAGATGAAATATTGTATTCAGTGTGGCAAAGAAATAAAGAATGAGGCAAAATTCTGTCCAGCATGTGGTAAAAATCAAATTCAAGTAACAACAGAGGCAATGACAGTAGAATCAGTTCTAGAAAAAGGAGTGCAACTTCAATCAAATTTGAATGAACAACTGAAAAATAATCAAACTGTTCAGCAACTAACCAAAGAAAGTAAAAATTATTTTAGTTGGCTAAATACTCAAATCAGAGGAAAGAATAAACAAAGCATCCCGATGTTCGGAGTTGTTAATTTTCTGTTATTGATTGTTTTGAATAGTTTAGCCGTCAGTCGAAGTATTTTAAGCATAAGTGGACATACGGATGAAACACCATTGTCATTGTTTATAGAAAGTTTACTGATGATGGGGATTTATTATTTCATTTTTGTTTTAGTATATTTTTTCATGGTAAACAAATTATTTCAGACGAAAATAGTTTTTACAGAGGCATTCGACGCTCTTTTTAGTCCAGCTAGTTTGACGGTTTATATTAGCTTATTTGCGGTTTTGCTGTCTTTTATGCCAGGTGAATATTCATATATGTTTGTGATAGGGTTAGTGTTTCTATCAGCATTGTTGATTAGCTTTTCGTTTGCAGAAAGTTTATGGCATAGAAGTGATGTTATTGGTCGCTTTGGTTTGACTCTTTTTGTTTTGTATCTATCTTTAAACGTTGTTTTCTTCCTATTTAACCTATTAGGTGGATCAAAAGTGCTCAATATTTTTATAGAACTTCTTTCTTAGACTAGTAAAATGAAAAAAGACAGCTACCTTTTGAGAGGAGTTGTCTTTTTTCGATGTACTTAAATCAAATCCGGATTCATCTTTTGATAGTTTTCTAATTTATACGCTAAATTTTTTTCATAATCCTGATTAAAAAAACTAAGATATAATCGATCAAAGAGATACATCAAAGATGTCCGTGTTGAAAAGGAAGAAATTTTATTGTAGTGATTTTCTAACGAAGAAAATAGCAGAATACCATCTACTTTTTCAGTAAGAAGCGGATTGTTCTTTGATGTAATCAACAAAATTTTACTCTTATTATTTGTTAAAGTCTTCAAAATTTTTTTAACACTAGAGCCACGACCACCGTAAGAAACCACAATAGAGAGGTGATCAGACGTGCTGTTTGCGGCTGCTAAGTTTTGCATGTAATCGTCGATAGGAACATTGATCCTTTTTCCAACTTCTTGCATTTGAAATTGAAAATTCTGTGCAAAATAAATATTCGCAGAAGAGGCATAGATATCGATAAAATCTGACTTCTCAAGAAGGCTGCTAGCAAGAGCCATCATTTCAACCGTATTTGCATCGATCGTTGATTGTAACGTTTGTTCATAGACGGCCTTTAATTTTTTTGTCATTGCATAATGATTATCTTCTGCAGAAATCGGGTAATCAACATCAATGATTTGTTCTGTAGTATGTTCGTTTAAATAATTGACTAAGGCTAGTTTAAGATCATTCAATCCATCAAGATCCAGCTTGTTGATCAAACGGTATATCGTTGAAATAGATACAAAAGAATGCTCTGCCAGTTCTTTCGGCGAGAAATGAATCACTTTTTCTGGAAAATCAAGTATATAATTGACAAGAGCTGTTTCACTTGTGGTAAGTTTGTCTAAATTTTTCAATTTAAGGATTAAATTCATTCTATAAAACACCTTTCAGTTCGGTTAGTCTAAATGAATTATACCTGATTATTGTAAGTGTGTATAACTTAAAAGAAATAGATCAGGCGTAAATCAATCCTGATCTATTTCTTTAATTTATAGTAATTCGGCTAATGCTTTAGCGATTCCATCTTCGTTATTGGACAACGTGATTTTATCAGCTGCACTTTTTAACTCATCAACGGCATTGCCCATGGCGATCCCCATTCCAGCGTATTGAATCAAAGATAGGTCGTTATGACCATCGCCAAATGATACAATATGTTCTTTATCGATTCCTAATGGTTGCAACGTTTGCGCCAAGGCATTTGCTTTATCGATTCCTTTATCTGTAAATTCAAAATACATTGGGGCGGAGAAAACACCGCTGACAGATTGTTCAAAAGGAGCAAGAATTTTTTGCCAATTTTCTTGTAAGTACTCAGGTTGAGCGGCAATAAGAATTTTATGCAATGGAAAATCAACGAATTCTGCTAAATCTTTTTTTTCGCACAATTGGAAGTTTCCGCCGCGAGCTTCATATTCGATAATATTAAATGATCCATTTGCAAATTCTAGATCTAGAATACCGTCAAAAACGTTATTGACATACATATAATCATCTTTAGCGATCATCGGCTTCACATCAAACTGTTTAAGATGTTCCAATATATTTTTACTATGTTCAATAGAAAGTGGCTGACTGAATAGCTCTTCTTGAGTGCTGACATCCAGTACATGAGCTCCGTTGTAAGAGACGATCATTCCGTTATATTTTGCCATTTCTAATTCATCGACATGTTTCAACATACCTGGAGTTGGTCTGCCAGAAGCAAGAATGACTTTGATGCCATTTTTTTGAGCTTCGATCAAGGCTTCTTTTGTGGCAATGGTCAATTTTTTTTCATCATTTAAAAGTGTTCCATCGATATCTAAAACAATTGCTTTTACATTCATCTTATTGCCTCCATTTTAAATAGTTAATTCTAAGCGATTTCCCTCTGGATCAGCGACCACAGATTCATAATAACCATCGCCTGTTGTACGGCAAGGACTTATTAATTCGTATCCTTCCATAACCAAGATGGTGGTGAGGTTATCAACAGTTTCTTTACTGCCTAAAGAGATTGCTAAATGAGCAAAACCTAAAATTTCTTTTCCCATAGTTCGAGTAGTAATATCATCTCGTTGCATGATTTCAAGCCTAGCTCCATCAGAGAAAGTTAAAAAATAAGAGTGGAAACTTGTTTTAGGATTGTGGTAAAGCTCAG
This sequence is a window from Enterococcus sp. 7F3_DIV0205. Protein-coding genes within it:
- a CDS encoding MFS transporter, giving the protein MSKNPTLFGPTKWKKNFYLFLTGQFLSGITSMAVQYSIIWYLTKTTGSATILSFAMLLGMLPMVLLSPFAGPLIDRWNKKLLLIVTDIVVAIFALILSIVGTISADFPLWLVFVSLLVRSIAQTFQMPTIQSILPTMVPEDELTKVNGQFSMVQSANFIIAPALGAVLYSMIPMNFLILLDVLGAVFGVGLLMFVMIPKIASEGEAIHLFEDTKFGFKKLFENKGLWYITIVGAIFMLLFMPAASLYPLMTMNYFNGTVGQAGLVEVIYSVGMLIGGAVIGIFGNWKNRMNLIFFAYAVIGVTIGLSGLLPATSKGFLYFVLLNAIAGFATPYFNTLLMAMIQQSYEPNVLGRVLGVLNSLLSITGPVGLLFAGPLADKIGVEKMFVIAGVGAIVCGVINFMIPVARNYDKELQKRLVEEKELELEKLKNEEF
- a CDS encoding VOC family protein → MSTMVFVNFPVSDVKRSTEFYEKLGFKKNEEFSNEETSSMVWDDNFWIMLLNHDFYSKFIKDKKIADAKSTSGVLVAFSLESADAVKKFAETAKANGGDFYKVDMGIPEDMMFGLEVQDPDGNSLEPTWMKM
- a CDS encoding zinc ribbon domain-containing protein yields the protein MKSCKSCHHENEEAALFCENCGEQLEIAQNDTLETEVNPKTVDQNSCSCGAQLGEEDRFCPTCGKAISQESKTKAENSQTSNVKTPMNKKQKILLSLAIVFLCIIFGSYFAAKNYYSQENQLKRMVAVVKNKDISQMEKLTVSADPNYNITKEELKKYFDYYGRNEHKAAFSTLITQLSDNTNQTRALTLTKKGKKFLMFDEYLWELKPSYITITANQKGMILFLDNQEKETTDKQQFQTVWGPLTPAEYTIKGELAGEKSETTVDLVQSQNSGTDQMSEVSLDFRKISFKLRSNISDAEVFLNDKKVGVLSAGEYEVKDKIWQQGMTVQLKKTLEDKSVIMTKQQVIDDSSFEASRYDSKFSIVNSDFSGIQEKSDVEFFLNGFYSDVSNFTGTYATYDETTKQKFSSYFKEGKDNAEYQDFDTFIQSVRDSKIKSSVNGSPTVESVKMIGKNTYDVRYLIKYKTIYKDYKQKDVTQIFRYQKATLVYNEEEKKFTIQSLGGKENFEVVDNGGIE
- a CDS encoding glycoside hydrolase family 3 protein; this translates as MIISAILILLVIFGISLAVILLFGQKETIQQESTATSSTRTVNTISSSPKENGENPVKNQEKVINEMIASMSVEEKVGQLFLARVPAEEQLENIQEYHLGGYLLFGRDVETETPNSLKKKIKDYQSTSKIPLFIASDEEGGTVSRLSRGTDLVPEVFKSPQEIYQESGWTGIRSDIQKKAEILHSYGIQSGLFPDADVATDPQAFIYDRTLGLDAKQTSEYVKISVEELKKQKITSTLKHFPGYGNNRDSHVEIVYDTRSLDELRSNDFLPFKAGIAAGADSILVSHNIITSIDGAMPASISRPVHDILRNELGFQNVIMTDDMDMAGLADFISQEEAGLAALKAGNDMILSSSFQEQIPYVLQGIERGEYTEEALNQSVYRVLKMKNDVGLINW
- a CDS encoding zinc ribbon domain-containing protein, giving the protein MKYCIQCGKEIKNEAKFCPACGKNQIQVTTEAMTVESVLEKGVQLQSNLNEQLKNNQTVQQLTKESKNYFSWLNTQIRGKNKQSIPMFGVVNFLLLIVLNSLAVSRSILSISGHTDETPLSLFIESLLMMGIYYFIFVLVYFFMVNKLFQTKIVFTEAFDALFSPASLTVYISLFAVLLSFMPGEYSYMFVIGLVFLSALLISFSFAESLWHRSDVIGRFGLTLFVLYLSLNVVFFLFNLLGGSKVLNIFIELLS
- a CDS encoding MurR/RpiR family transcriptional regulator, with protein sequence MNLILKLKNLDKLTTSETALVNYILDFPEKVIHFSPKELAEHSFVSISTIYRLINKLDLDGLNDLKLALVNYLNEHTTEQIIDVDYPISAEDNHYAMTKKLKAVYEQTLQSTIDANTVEMMALASSLLEKSDFIDIYASSANIYFAQNFQFQMQEVGKRINVPIDDYMQNLAAANSTSDHLSIVVSYGGRGSSVKKILKTLTNNKSKILLITSKNNPLLTEKVDGILLFSSLENHYNKISSFSTRTSLMYLFDRLYLSFFNQDYEKNLAYKLENYQKMNPDLI
- a CDS encoding Cof-type HAD-IIB family hydrolase, giving the protein MNVKAIVLDIDGTLLNDEKKLTIATKEALIEAQKNGIKVILASGRPTPGMLKHVDELEMAKYNGMIVSYNGAHVLDVSTQEELFSQPLSIEHSKNILEHLKQFDVKPMIAKDDYMYVNNVFDGILDLEFANGSFNIIEYEARGGNFQLCEKKDLAEFVDFPLHKILIAAQPEYLQENWQKILAPFEQSVSGVFSAPMYFEFTDKGIDKANALAQTLQPLGIDKEHIVSFGDGHNDLSLIQYAGMGIAMGNAVDELKSAADKITLSNNEDGIAKALAELL
- a CDS encoding VOC family protein, yielding MKIEHVGLWVKDLENMRAFYETYFNATSSELYHNPKTSFHSYFLTFSDGARLEIMQRDDITTRTMGKEILGFAHLAISLGSKETVDNLTTILVMEGYELISPCRTTGDGYYESVVADPEGNRLELTI